The window GCCGCCGAAGATGGACTCCCAGTTGTTCGGCGGCAGTTCGCCGTTCTCGCCCTTGCCGTCGCGGAAGATGTACCGCGCGCGCTCCGGGCTGCCGGGAGCGGCCTTCAGCGCCTCCTGGAACCAGACGTGATCGCTGGACGAGTGGTTCGGGACGATGTCGATGATGACCCGCAGGCCCAGGCTGTGCGCCTCCGTCAGCATCCGGTCGAAGTCGTCCAGGGTGCCGAAGCGCGGGTCCACGTCCCGGTAGTCGGAGACGTCGTAGCCCGCGTCGCGCTGCGGCGACCGCTGGAACGGCGACAGCCAGACGGCGTCGACACCGAGGTCGCGGAGTGCGGGGAGGCGGCGGGTGATGCCGGGGAGGTCGCCCATCCCGTCGCCGTCGGAGTCGGCGAAGGAGCGGGGGTACACCTGGTAGATGACGGCGGAGCGCCACCACTCGCGGCCGGGGGCCGAGGGGCTGAGCGCGGAAGCGGTGTTCGGGGCGGATGCGGCGATGGTGGTCACCTCGTGTTCGTATCGGTTGGTGGTCAGGGGTGGACGGCGGTGCTGGAACGGACGATCAGGTCGGCGGGAGCGGTGTGGCTGACGGGCTCGGGCGCAGGGGCCCCGCCGGGCCGGCGGGCGCCCTCCAGGGCCGCGAGGAGCAGCTCGGCGGCGCGCTCGCCCTGCCGCACCGGATGCTGCGCCACGGTGCTCAGGCCGAAGAACTCGGAGAGCGGATGGTCGTCGATCCCGATCACGGAGACATCGCGCGGCACCGAGAGGCCGAGGTCGCGGGCGGCCAGGATGGCGCCGATCGCCATCTCGTCGGACGCCGCGAAGATGGCCGTCGGGCGGTCGTGCGGCGTGCCGAGCAGCTGCTTCGCGGCCTCATAGCCGCCGGGGAGGGTGAAGTCGGCGGCGCGGTGCAGGCGCTCGTCGACGGGAAGGCCCGCTTCGCGCAGCGCCTGCTCGTAGCCGAGGCGGCGGCTGGTCGGGATGTGGAAGTCGAGGTCGAACTCGTGGGAGGCGCCGATGTGGGCGATGCGGCGGTGGCCCAGCGACACCAGGTGGTCGGTCGCGAGGTGGGCGACGGCCACGTCGTCGATCGTGACGGTGCTGACGCCGGCGAGCGGTCCGCCGACGCCGACCAGGGGCTTGCCGAGCGCGAGCAGGCGGCCCGCCTCCTCCTCGGAGAGCTCCAGGGAGACGGTGAAGGCGGCATCCACCCGGTTGCGGAGCAGGTGGTGGTCGAAGACGCGGCGGCGCTCGCCGCCGTCGCCGCCCAGGTTGTAGAGGGTGAGGTCGTAGCCCTCGCGGAGCAGCACCCGCTCGGCGCCCTCGATGACCGAGGTGAAGAACCAGCGGTTGAGGTGCGGCACGACGGCGCCGATGTTGCGCGTGCGGCCGGAGGCCAGGCTCGACGCGTCCGACGACACGACGTAGCCGAGGTCGGAGGCGGCGCGAACCACGCGTGCGCGCGTGGTCTGCGAGACGGGCCCGTTGCCGCTCAGCGCGCGCGAGACGGTGGCCGTGGAGACGCCGGCGAGACGCGCGACGTCGTCGATGCCGGCCATCCCACCTCCTGGAGTCCTTCGCTTCGGTCTGCGTCGCCTGCGGTGGAAGCGCTTGCGACCGCCGATGCCCGCGACACGCGCGGGCACAGGGGGAGTATAGCGACTGGGGTGGAAGCGGTTGCAGTCCGTGACGGACGGCGTCGGGTCAGCGCCAGTGCGACGGCCGGGTGACCGTCTCCGGCAGGCGGGTGCGCGCGTCGCCGGTCGCCGCGTTCACCTGTACCTGGGTGAGGTAGATCGCCTCGCGCAGATCCGCGCCGTCGAGGCGGGCATCGCGGAGGTCGGCGCCGATGAGCTCGGCCCGGGCGAGGTCGGCGTCGCGGAGGTCCGCGGCGATCAGCAGCGCGCCG is drawn from Leifsonia shinshuensis and contains these coding sequences:
- a CDS encoding LacI family DNA-binding transcriptional regulator codes for the protein MAGIDDVARLAGVSTATVSRALSGNGPVSQTTRARVVRAASDLGYVVSSDASSLASGRTRNIGAVVPHLNRWFFTSVIEGAERVLLREGYDLTLYNLGGDGGERRRVFDHHLLRNRVDAAFTVSLELSEEEAGRLLALGKPLVGVGGPLAGVSTVTIDDVAVAHLATDHLVSLGHRRIAHIGASHEFDLDFHIPTSRRLGYEQALREAGLPVDERLHRAADFTLPGGYEAAKQLLGTPHDRPTAIFAASDEMAIGAILAARDLGLSVPRDVSVIGIDDHPLSEFFGLSTVAQHPVRQGERAAELLLAALEGARRPGGAPAPEPVSHTAPADLIVRSSTAVHP